AGACTTCCACTGTCTGATCACGTGATACTTTATCTTCATGCTATTAAGTTTAATTAATTTGACAACTTATTTTGAGATGTGACATCATTTTTTACTACATCCACTTTTCCTAAATTTACATCTGCTTTAGTAGATTTCCTACATTTCTAAAAACTTTTGAAAAACTCCCAGAGAAGAGACAAAATTTGTAAGTATGGGCATAAAAAATATCCCTTATTTTTTTATGAGAGACTTTACTTGGATGTTTTATTTGCCTTGTATCTTTGTTTTCTCCAtttaacataataaaaatatcatgTGACATAGTAGATCCAAACATAATCAATagttgctttttaaaaagtcttttagGGTAGATATTCACTTCAAGAGCAAGTCAGATACTGTAAGCAGGTATTTAAAAGTAGACTGCCTCTGTTTAATTATAtagatatacatataaacatcttatttattcatttatgtgattgtttgtttgtttaacaggGATAAATATACATCCCCTGTCCCTGGTTAGGCTTTGAAATccagtttaaacattttaagaaacaaaacagatttaGGCTAAAAACAACAGTGGCGGCTAAATTGTATGTGAATTTATAAGCATGTGTATGTACTGAACATGTCTGAGTTTgcactgacatactgtatacagttaGTGTGGAAGTGTggtatttgtgtgagtgtgtatgtgtgcagtacaatatttttttctattagaGTTTTGTGGCCAGCACCTTGTTTTCTGCTGTCATATGCTGGGGTAACAGCACTGCTGCCATCAGTAGGAGCAGGATtaacaagcttttaaattaaaatggttGGTGGTTCTATATCTAGTTTGACTCCTGGTTCATTAGAGATGATTTTggaggaaaggagaagaagaagagttcagACCTTAGTTTAAAGGTGTTGTCTAAAAGTGTGTTGAGTGATAGTTTAGGATGTCGAGATGCACTACAGAAGAATTTAGAAGGTCCTTTGTGTCCACTTTGTGTGCACAAACAGAGTAACTAATGTTgaattaatcagtaatgaatgAGTCATTACTAGTTTTGTGCCACTCAGCAGCTGGTTCAGAGTTAATCAAGAACTACTCATGAGGAAAGTGGTCAGTATGATCAATTCACAGATGTTCATGAACTAATCATTATCTAATGATTCATTAATATACGTTCTCCCAGTCTGTGCACTAGTAAAAGGTCATTATACATTATAGGCTGGATGTTGCAGTAACACATTACTGCAACATCCAGCCTTGGACCTTGATCaactttttacaattttatgGAATATTTAGATTATATAATATGTTATCCTTGTGGTACACTATCATTGCTAATAAAACTACTACTATAGTACTACTGTTACTTCTAGCTACTACCATCACTGCTCCTGCTGCCATTGAGACCACTGCTGTGGCTGCTACTATGATGGCTCTTGTAGTTGCTTACATACAGCTCACAGATTCAATTCAAATGATATGTTTAtgcatttatgttttaatgacaaattacaaagaaaatgaagttACATAGAATTATTCCTCAACATGTAcagagcaacaacagcagcacaggGCTCTAAACATCCTGCCGAAGAATCTCTTGATCCTTTTCAGTGGCTTCCTCTGAGTGTTTCTAGAGCTGGTGGCTGAGACTCCATCAGAGTCCATGACTGTACGTTTATCAGCTGGACCAGCTTCATCTGTGTCAGTCTCTGGAAGTGTAGCTGAGGCTTCATCAGCTGAGGATGCAGTGACTGGACCTTCGTCAGCTGAGACAGCGTCATACAGGTCAGTCTTGAGAGATGCTGTTGAAGCTTCATCAATAGAGGTAGAGTTGACTGCAGCTTCATCTgctgcaccagcagcagcatcagagtcATTTCTTGGAGGTGCAGTTGAAGCTCCATCACTTGCAGATGTAGTGACTGGACCTTCGTCAACTGAAACAGCGTCATACAGGTCAGTCGGTACAGGTGCAATAGATACTTCATCTGTGGAGGCAGAGGTGACTGCAGCTTCATCTgctgcaccagcagcagcatcagagtcATTTCTTGGAGGTGCAGTTAAAGCTCCATCACTTGCAGATGTGGTGACTGGACCTTCGTCAGCTGAAACAGCGTCATACAGGTCAGTCGGTACAGGTGCAATAGATACTTTGTCTGTGGAGGCAGTGGTGACTGCAGCTTCATCAGCTGCACCAGCGGCGCCATCTGAGGGCTCATCATCTGGATCTCTACCATTTGAGTGACTGTCAGCTGAATCCTCTTCACTTGAATCAGCGTCATTCAAGTCAGCAGTTAAAGGTGAAGCTGAAACCTCTTCAGCTGCAGGTGAAGTGACTGGACCTTCGTCAGCTGAGACAGCGTCATACAGGTCAGTCTTGAGAGATGCTGTTGACGCTTCATCAATAGAGGCAGATGTGACTGAGGCTTCATCAgctgcaccagcagcagcaacagagtCATCTGTTGGAGATGCAGTTGAAACTCCAGGAGTTGCAGATGTGGTGACTGGACCTTTGTCAGCTGAAACAGCGTCATACAGGTCAGTCAGTACAGGTGCAGTAGATGCTTCATCTGTGGAGGCAGAGGTGACTGCAGCTTCATCAGCTGCACCATCTGAGGGCTCATCATCTGGATCTCTACCATTTGAGCGACTTTCAGCTGAATCTTCATCTCTTGATTCAGTCACAGCAGAGTCTCCATCTCTTGTAGTCAGGATGGCAACTATGTCCACTGCTGCTGAGTCACCATCATCTTGTGACTGTTGATGACTTGTAAGAGCAGGTGAGGCCGTCTCACTGGATGAAGCATGATGAcaaaggaatgaatgaatgaatcctTCAATCAATTTACCATCAATCCATCCACTTTCTATCCAACATTACATTTCATCTACTAACTGTATTAACTAAAACACATAATCACTTACTGAGAGATGGCATCATCATCGTCACCCCGTTGGCTCATGGTTATAAACGGGTGACCCAGAGCTTGACTTGGGGTTATTCTCTTGTGAGGATTCAGACACAGCATCTGCTTCAGCAGGCAAACAAACTCTGTCCTTTCCTCAATCTTTTCTGCCTCTGGGTACAGCTGCATTTGGAAACAAAGTCATTGGTTGCTCAGATGAACTTCATAACTCCCAGAATATTGCTGttaattcagtatttatttgtaCTTGTACAGTAATGTGAGGACCACCTACCATCACAAGGTCATCCAGGCTGCTGAACCTTGCTGAGCTGCCTCTGTGATTTTGGGGCGGGAAGCCAGTCACAGCCTTGTGCTCATCAGCCGtctaaaacaacaaagaatatATGTCAGGTACTTTTTCATAGTTTCTACCAAATCAAGGGAACAATATCCAACCTGTTTTAAGTGCTGCAGGACAGACTTTCATACCTTTAGCCTCCATGCTGGCTTTGTGGAGTCCTGGTTCTGGCTGAAATAGAGCAGTGTGTAGGTGCCGTCATCTAGGATCTGGTCCTCTGGCTGACCCAGTGTCTGCACCATAGTCTTCATCTAGAGAAAGaatatataaaatgacatcagccAACAAGATACACCATATTTCTGTTAGTGTTTGGACATGGAGCCACACAAATAAATCCAGGTGTATTAGATTACACACCAGGTAATACTGGCACCGCTGAGGGAACGGCACACTGCCAAGGTACAGGGTTGCCAGAACACCACCCAGAGACCACatatctgcagcctctgagatGGGAAGACCCAGAATCACCTCAGGAGAcctgagggaggaagaagagaagcaCATTTTAGAGGATGTTATGAACAATTCCTGCACAGTTTGACAAGTCAGCAGTAATCATGTTTGTGATGTTACAACTTAATGAGAAGATACTAAAATAATGCAAATTATATAAAGTAACATGAGTGTGATTGTTCAGTCACATTAAATATATCAGTTACAGTCATGAAAGAATGATGTAAACCATCAGAAAGACAAATCTGTATCTCACCTGTATGCGACAGGCTGCATGATGAGGCCACGCTTGACTTCAGCAGCTTTGATGGCTGAACTAAAGTCAATGAGTTTGACTCTGAAGGGAGTTTCTTTCTGGTTAACCAGCATGATGTTTTGTGGTGTGATATTTGTATGAATCACACCAACAGTCTTCAGAGCTCCGAGTGCAGAGACCAGCTGAagggacagaagaagaaataaagatgCCACAGTTGAAAATCTGCAAGGTTCTGAAAGTTGTTGTTCAAAAGCTGGTGCGCTGCTTCCATTGATGCACATATATCACTGCTTTTTGAAAGAAGGATCAGAGCCACACACCTGTTCTGTGATAGATCTGATTTGCTGAAGAGAGAGCGGGTTGCCACGTCTCTCCCTCAGCAGCTCGTGGAGATTCTTGTCCAGCATTTCAAATGCAAGACACATCTTCCCCATGTGTTCGAAACTCTCACAGAATCGAACGACGTTGAGCGGATCAAGACCACGGATCATTTTCAGCATGGCCAGCTGGAGAGAAACAAGGAGAAATTAGACAGTTGATACAGCGAATAGTTAATGTTAGATATGTAATGAAATATGCTGCTCAAAGATTCAGAAAGACTCAGATGATCCACCTCTCTGTTGGGCTCCTGGGAGTCATTGCTCCTCTTCTTGAAGATCTTTAGGGCCACAGTGTCTTTGGTGTTTTTGTCTTGACACCGAGCGACTCTGCTGAAGAACCCGTCAAACATGAAGTGCTGAAGCAGGTATTCACTCCAACTGCTTCTCAGCACGTCATTGGGTTGTAGCTCTGAGTTAACAGGTGCTTCAAAACatggagagaaaatgtaaatcaCTACGTTCAGTCAACACATCACGCACGCTCCTCAAAGAATAACACATTAGTTAAGAGCATTAAACTGAGTACAAAACCAACTCTGTAATCACAGCACATCATCAATGTGTCAATATTGTGTTATAAATGGTCACAAGTCCTTTCTGCAGTTTTCACTgaattgtacatttttgtaaaagtaaaatttcTCTTTTGACATCAAGCTCAAAAGCAGATTTCTGTCTTATACAACTGTATTTGGTCTAATTTAGATGAAAACAGAGCATGTGGTCTGCTCCTTTAAATTTACACTTAGTGAGATTTTTACCAactaatataatttaatattaatctCATCACAAATAATACCTGAAAAACAGATGTGACACCATATGTCAACATATTCAGTAGTATCATGACTTTTTCCAGTGTTTAATATGTGAGAACATGTTGGTGTGTTTAGTCTCtcacctcttttcttttcctctcttcttgaGGTCGCTGACGACCGTTTTCTGTTTCTATGCTTTCGCATGTTTCTTTGTCAAGTTTTGCTAATTCAAAGGAAGCGTAGCGCAGATTGACTTTGTGTTTCTCGTGTCTCCTGTCTGAACAGATGATACTGAAATGATTTCTGGCTGAAGTTCTCACTCATAAGCCTGTTCTGATAGAATGCAGCTCTAAGATGTCATACTGTAGAAGAACTCTGTCATTTTCTGGAATGTCAGAATGTTctgtgataaaaaaacaacaagtttatctgaaaacaagagcaaagacaaacacatacagactgaAGCATACAGAGTTTGGTTGAAGTTCTGTGCTGCTTCCTCTTCAGGAAGAAAATCAATGTGATTTTGACTAAAAGTAAAGTCACTTATCCCGCCATACatcaataaataagtaaaacatttaGCCCTGCTTCAGCTCAGATAATGATTATTGCCATCATGAATTactttttcaggatttttttccaATAACTAATAATAAGTAATTTATTCTTTAGTCTTTACactttcagaaaataaaaaaaaaaaagcacatcacaatttcccagaagactttttttttcttcccaaattGCCTTTCGTGTCAAACCAACTGAactgtccaaaaccccaaaacttCCAGCAtcacatataaacatatgaaacagagaaaataaacaaatcttcacatttaagaagtttaAACCAGTGAATATTTTGTGCTTTCTAATGGCAGTGaaacttaaataattaatgagTTATCAGAAatgttgtcaattaattttctgtccctAAATTAATCATTGAATTGATTGTTTCAGGactatttttttgtattttgctgCATGTCGGTGTTTACTGTGATTTCATTATGctataaaaatactgtatttaatttaacCATTAAATTTGTGAAATAGTACATTATATTTTAGAAGTAAAGCTCATtataatgaaatgttatttcatcCTGATTCCAGCACTTTTCAATTCTCAATGCCTGTTTCATAATGccacttttcatcacaaagcTCTTTCCTCTCGCCTTACGGTTTTTGAAGTTtgagttttacagtttttcatctCAACACATCCCTGCTTGGCCACATTAATACAAAGATCAGTGCTATTAACTATAATGATTAGACAGCGTAGTGCACTTAAAGTCcgtgtaaaggaaaatcagtgatttctttttaaacacattatatgtcagaaaataattcctgaaaacatgtgaaaagtcTGTGAACTATGTAGTACTAAATTGTGGAGTTACagtgttaaactgtttttcaccatttctgtgttcaggattttttgggcgggcctgaaatggtggctcTATGACGTAGAGGGGTGACCCTCCCCCACTACATAAACACTAGAGTGCACATACTCATTGTTACTATTTTTACACTGGGTAGTTTTACACACTTTCGTCAGACACAACCGGGACTCACTTCGGATAATCTGCTGTTACTGGTGAATGGGGCAATTTTCGGTCAATGTTAGCACTCAAGGAGTTAGTCTAAATGCAGCTGAAGTGTCCATTGACGGGTGGAGCCGGCAGCAGCTTCGGTTTCAGGACTAGCTGTTCGGCCGGGAGGACGGGTAGAGTCAATGAATGTG
This genomic stretch from Thunnus albacares chromosome 14, fThuAlb1.1, whole genome shotgun sequence harbors:
- the LOC122997142 gene encoding dual specificity tyrosine-phosphorylation-regulated kinase 1A-like isoform X1, which produces MRKHRNRKRSSATSRREEKKRAPVNSELQPNDVLRSSWSEYLLQHFMFDGFFSRVARCQDKNTKDTVALKIFKKRSNDSQEPNRELAMLKMIRGLDPLNVVRFCESFEHMGKMCLAFEMLDKNLHELLRERRGNPLSLQQIRSITEQLVSALGALKTVGVIHTNITPQNIMLVNQKETPFRVKLIDFSSAIKAAEVKRGLIMQPVAYRSPEVILGLPISEAADMWSLGGVLATLYLGSVPFPQRCQYYLMKTMVQTLGQPEDQILDDGTYTLLYFSQNQDSTKPAWRLKTADEHKAVTGFPPQNHRGSSARFSSLDDLVMLYPEAEKIEERTEFVCLLKQMLCLNPHKRITPSQALGHPFITMSQRGDDDDAISHETASPALTSHQQSQDDGDSAAVDIVAILTTRDGDSAVTESRDEDSAESRSNGRDPDDEPSDGAADEAAVTSASTDEASTAPVLTDLYDAVSADKGPVTTSATPGVSTASPTDDSVAAAGAADEASVTSASIDEASTASLKTDLYDAVSADEGPVTSPAAEEVSASPLTADLNDADSSEEDSADSHSNGRDPDDEPSDGAAGAADEAAVTTASTDKVSIAPVPTDLYDAVSADEGPVTTSASDGALTAPPRNDSDAAAGAADEAAVTSASTDEVSIAPVPTDLYDAVSVDEGPVTTSASDGASTAPPRNDSDAAAGAADEAAVNSTSIDEASTASLKTDLYDAVSADEGPVTASSADEASATLPETDTDEAGPADKRTVMDSDGVSATSSRNTQRKPLKRIKRFFGRMFRALCCCCCSVHVEE
- the LOC122997142 gene encoding homeodomain-interacting protein kinase 4-like isoform X2 encodes the protein MRKHRNRKRSSATSRREEKKRAPVNSELQPNDVLRSSWSEYLLQHFMFDGFFSRVARCQDKNTKDTVALKIFKKRSNDSQEPNRELAMLKMIRGLDPLNVVRFCESFEHMGKMCLAFEMLDKNLHELLRERRGNPLSLQQIRSITEQLVSALGALKTVGVIHTNITPQNIMLVNQKETPFRVKLIDFSSAIKAAEVKRGLIMQPVAYRSPEVILGLPISEAADMWSLGGVLATLYLGSVPFPQRCQYYLMKTMVQTLGQPEDQILDDGTYTLLYFSQNQDSTKPAWRLKTADEHKAVTGFPPQNHRGSSARFSSLDDLVMLYPEAEKIEERTEFVCLLKQMLCLNPHKRITPSQALGHPFITMSQRGDDDDAISHETASPALTSHQQSQDDGDSAAVDIVAILTTRDGDSAVTESRDEDSAESRSNADKGPVTTSATPGVSTASPTDDSVAAAGAADEASVTSASIDEASTASLKTDLYDAVSADEGPVTSPAAEEVSASPLTADLNDADSSEEDSADSHSNGRDPDDEPSDGAAGAADEAAVTTASTDKVSIAPVPTDLYDAVSADEGPVTTSASDGALTAPPRNDSDAAAGAADEAAVTSASTDEVSIAPVPTDLYDAVSVDEGPVTTSASDGASTAPPRNDSDAAAGAADEAAVNSTSIDEASTASLKTDLYDAVSADEGPVTASSADEASATLPETDTDEAGPADKRTVMDSDGVSATSSRNTQRKPLKRIKRFFGRMFRALCCCCCSVHVEE